Within the Bradyrhizobium ottawaense genome, the region GATATCCGGCAACAGCGTCAGCGACGTCCGTGAAGTCGCGCTCTATTCGGAATTCGCGTTCGAGGGCGCCGTGATCGCCAACAACACGGTCGATGGCGCCGCCGTCGGCGTCTCCGTCTGCAATTTCAACGAGGGCGGCCGCATGGCCGTCGTGCAGGGCAACATCATCCGCAACCTGCTGCCGAAACGGCCGATCGGCACCGCGCCGGACGACGATGCCGGCGTCGGCATCTATATCGAGGCGGATTCGTCCGTGACCGGCAACGTGATCGAGAATGCGCCGTCATTCGGGATCGTCGCCGGCTGGGGCAAATATCTCCGCGACATCGCCATCACGGGCAATGTGATCCGCAAGGCCTTTGTCGGCATCGGCGTTTCCGTGGTGCCGGGCGCGGGCACGGCGCTGGTCAACAACAACATGATTTCGGAGACGCCGCGCGGCGCCGTGGTCGGGCTCGATCACGCCCGCGCCGTGACGACCGACCTGTCGGCCGAAGGCGCCCAGCGCTATGCGCAGGTCGTGGTCGGCACCAATGCAGTGCGGCGCTAGTTTTCGTCGCCTCTTGATCTGCTACAGCGCGTTGCGCAGCAGCGGATAGCGTTCCTGTATCCTGTCGAGATCGAGCGGCGGCAGGGTCATGTCGTCGAAGTCGGGCGCGTCGGACACGGATGACGTCTCATCCGTGTCGAGCAGCTGGATCTCGAGCGCCACCAGCACATCATGGGGAATCTCGCGCAGCGGCTCGACCACGATCGGCGCCGGTTCGGACGGCAGCAAGGCTGCCTGCTCGCCGATCTCGTCATGACGCGGCACTGCCGGGCGCTTGCCGCGCAGGCCGCTCAGATCGATCGCCAGATGGTCTGGGGCGGCTTCGCGCGCCATGAGATCGCGCCAGGTCTCGACGGCAGCCTTGGCTTCCTGGATGTTTTCGAGGAATGCCCGCTCGGTGTGAAACCGGCGCCAGCGCCCGGTCTCGAACAGGTCTGTGAGGTATTCCAGCCGCCGCTCAGCGAGGTTGCACCACCGCGCGACGGTATCGCGGCCACTCGCCACGTCTCGAAGATGTGTCATGAACCAGCCCGTTGGAAGAAAGACGGACGCAGACGCAACCGAGACGAATCAATCGAATGTGACAGTGTTATTCTGTGGAAAACTACTCGCTTGTCCAGAGCGCGAGCATCGTCAACGCATTTCAACCGAGAAAATCCGCACTAATACGGGGTTTTTCGCCCCCGCCCCAGTCAAGCCGCACAGCCGCATGGCCACGTTGCGCAAGGCCCCGCGGCAACTTCACTGAGCAAGGTAAAGGAAGTGTTAACGCACCGCGCCGGATCGGGCGCGGGCCACCTTTCGCGAAAAAGCTCGCTGAAAATGAAAGACCCGTCCGGGGGGACAACCGGACGGGTCAAGCCATAAAGGCGCTTGGGGTGGATGGGCGCTCGCGCACATTATAGCCGATGGGGAGAGATAACCGCTCCCACATTCATTAGTCGCAGCACCGTTGCCGGACGTTCAAAACCCCGGACGATTTTTTTAAGGATTTGTTCGGAGCGGACGGGCCGAAAATCACCGCGCGCCGGTGCGATTGGCGTCGTTTGCGGCCGATTTATCCGATGACAGCGACGGCGCGGAATCGTTCAGCGCCCTGCTCACGGAAGCGTTATCGGGAGCCGCAGCGGGTGCCGGCGCTTTTTC harbors:
- a CDS encoding TIGR03809 family protein, producing the protein MTHLRDVASGRDTVARWCNLAERRLEYLTDLFETGRWRRFHTERAFLENIQEAKAAVETWRDLMAREAAPDHLAIDLSGLRGKRPAVPRHDEIGEQAALLPSEPAPIVVEPLREIPHDVLVALEIQLLDTDETSSVSDAPDFDDMTLPPLDLDRIQERYPLLRNAL